A genomic region of Leptolyngbya sp. NIES-2104 contains the following coding sequences:
- a CDS encoding cytochrome P450 — MSLLPPGKFGLPFVGETFEFLLDPQFVEKRYRKHGAVFKSRILGKPAVFMVGAEAVEFLLSTGFENFTWRDGYPETFQKLLGRSLFVQEGEEHRRNRRLIMPAFHGAALARYFDTMDKLINKYLVKWEQQYEFKWFDEFKQLTFEIASQIFLGTANSDETKQLSDLFATLTAGFFAFPKLPGSKFHQSMKARQALLAHLDQVIESRREHPTDDALSLLIQAEDENGDRLSHTEIRDQALLLLFAGHETTTTMLTWFALELAQHPDVLEKARSEQSTFEHPITLDQLSKMPYLDQIWNEVERLHPPVPGGFRGVIKPFEFNGYRIPQGWMAQYSIYFTHRLPELYPNPDVFDVDRWKDTKQKPFSLIGFGGGSRICIGLAFAKLEMKLIAAHLLRNYTWELLPNQSLQPVFIPTIRPKDGLKVRFQRQQEGF, encoded by the coding sequence ATGTCTCTTTTACCTCCCGGAAAATTTGGTTTACCGTTTGTGGGTGAAACCTTCGAGTTTCTCCTTGATCCGCAGTTTGTCGAAAAGCGCTATCGCAAACATGGCGCAGTGTTCAAAAGTCGCATTCTCGGAAAGCCAGCGGTGTTTATGGTTGGAGCAGAAGCGGTTGAATTTTTGCTTTCAACGGGATTCGAGAATTTTACTTGGCGGGATGGGTATCCGGAGACGTTTCAGAAATTGTTAGGTCGATCGCTGTTTGTTCAAGAAGGCGAAGAACACCGCAGAAATCGCCGTTTGATCATGCCTGCATTTCATGGGGCAGCATTGGCGCGATATTTTGACACGATGGATAAATTAATCAATAAGTACCTCGTGAAATGGGAACAGCAATATGAATTTAAATGGTTTGATGAATTCAAACAACTGACGTTTGAAATTGCAAGCCAGATTTTTTTAGGAACAGCGAACAGCGACGAAACGAAGCAACTGAGTGATTTATTTGCAACATTAACTGCCGGATTTTTCGCATTTCCAAAGCTACCAGGCAGTAAATTTCATCAGTCTATGAAAGCGCGTCAAGCACTGTTAGCGCATTTAGACCAAGTGATTGAAAGCCGCAGAGAGCACCCGACCGATGATGCGCTGAGTTTGCTAATTCAAGCTGAAGATGAAAATGGCGATCGCTTAAGTCACACCGAAATTCGCGATCAAGCCTTGTTACTGTTATTTGCAGGACATGAAACGACCACAACAATGCTGACTTGGTTTGCGCTAGAACTCGCGCAGCATCCAGATGTATTAGAAAAAGCGCGATCGGAACAAAGCACCTTCGAGCATCCAATCACATTAGACCAACTCTCGAAAATGCCCTACCTCGATCAAATCTGGAATGAGGTAGAACGCCTGCATCCTCCAGTTCCAGGTGGTTTTCGAGGCGTGATCAAACCGTTTGAATTCAACGGTTATCGAATTCCTCAAGGTTGGATGGCGCAGTATTCGATCTATTTCACGCATCGATTACCCGAACTGTATCCGAATCCTGATGTGTTTGATGTCGATCGCTGGAAAGATACCAAGCAAAAACCTTTTAGCTTAATCGGTTTCGGTGGCGGTTCTCGCATCTGTATCGGGCTTGCTTTTGCCAAACTCGAAATGAAACTAATCGCGGCTCATCTGTTGCGAAACTACACTTGGGAGCTTTTACCGAATCAAAGCCTTCAGCCTGTGTTTATTCCCACAATCCGCCCGAAAGATGGATTAAAGGTAAGATTCCAGCGACAACAGGAGGGATTTTAG
- the carB gene encoding carbamoyl-phosphate synthase large subunit: MPRRQDLHKILLIGSGPIVIGQACEFDYSGTQACKALRDEGFEVILVNSNPATIMTDPETADRTYIEPLTPELVEQIIIKERPDALLPTMGGQTALNLAVSLAKSGVLEKYNVELIGAKLPAIEMAEDRKLFKEAMERIGVGVCPSGLAETLEEAKAIGQQIGSYPLIIRPAFTMGGSGGGIAYNQQEFEEIAQSGLDASPVSQILIEKSLLGWKEYELEVMRDLADNVVIICSIENLDPMGIHTGDSITVAPAQTLTDKEYQRLRDASIKIIREIGVETGGSNIQFAVNPVTGEVVVIEMNPRVSRSSALASKATGFPIAKMAAKLAVGYSLDEIPNDITKKTPASFEPTIDYVVTKIPRFAFEKFPGSQPYLTTQMKSVGEAMAIGRTFQESFQKALRSLETGRAGWGCDKQEVLPSLEQIRAGLRTPNPERIFTVRHAMLMGMPVEEIFELTNIDLWFLDKLADLLETEKALKRSTLKDLTADKLLAIKKKGFSDRQIAFATKSTEDEVRTHRKSLNIIPVYKTVDTCAAEFEAFTPYYYSTYEEENEILPSDKRKVMILGGGPNRIGQGIEFDYCCCHASFALREDGYETIMVNSNPETVSTDYDTSDRLYFEPLTKEDVLNIIEAEQPEGVIIQFGGQTPLKLAVPLDQFLKQGTVPTKIWGTSPDSIDTAEDRERFEKILRELNIQQPANGLARDYADAKKVARQIGYPVVVRPSYVLGGRAMEIVYSDQELERYMVYAVQVEPDHPILIDRFLENAIEVDVDAIADQTGNVVIGGIMEHIEQAGIHSGDSACSIPTVTLSAEIVDQIRTWTVQLAKALKVVGLMNIQFAIQGDQVYIIEANPRASRTVPFVSKAIGVPLAKMASRIMSGKTLVDLGFTQEVIPKHISVKEAVLPFEKFPGTDTILGPEMRSTGEVMGIDSDFGKSYAKAELAASQRLPRQGTVFVSMNDREKFAVVPAVKELMELGFKVVATSGTRKALKEHGLDVELVLKLHEGRPHVLDSIKNEQIQLIINTPAGQEAHEDDRLIRRTALTYKIPMITTIAGAKATAAAIRSLQAETLTVTALQDYISH; the protein is encoded by the coding sequence ATGCCCCGTCGCCAAGACCTCCACAAGATTCTGTTAATCGGTTCCGGTCCGATTGTGATCGGGCAAGCGTGTGAGTTCGATTATTCTGGAACTCAAGCCTGTAAAGCCCTGCGAGATGAAGGATTTGAAGTGATTTTGGTCAATTCTAATCCAGCGACCATCATGACTGATCCAGAGACTGCCGATCGCACTTACATCGAGCCACTCACTCCCGAACTGGTCGAACAAATCATTATCAAAGAGCGTCCTGATGCGTTGTTGCCGACGATGGGCGGTCAGACAGCGCTAAATTTGGCGGTGTCGCTGGCGAAAAGTGGCGTTTTAGAAAAGTACAACGTTGAACTGATCGGGGCGAAGCTGCCCGCGATCGAAATGGCGGAAGATCGCAAGCTGTTTAAAGAAGCGATGGAGCGAATCGGGGTCGGGGTCTGTCCGTCGGGATTGGCGGAAACGCTCGAAGAAGCGAAAGCGATCGGGCAACAGATCGGCTCGTATCCGTTAATTATTCGTCCGGCATTTACGATGGGCGGCTCTGGTGGTGGGATCGCTTACAATCAGCAGGAATTTGAGGAAATTGCTCAATCGGGATTAGATGCGAGTCCGGTTTCGCAGATTTTGATCGAGAAGTCGCTGCTCGGTTGGAAAGAGTACGAACTTGAAGTCATGCGCGATTTGGCAGATAACGTCGTGATTATTTGTTCGATCGAGAACTTAGATCCGATGGGGATTCACACGGGCGATTCGATCACGGTCGCGCCTGCTCAAACTCTGACCGATAAGGAATATCAGCGGCTTCGAGATGCGTCGATTAAGATCATTCGCGAAATCGGCGTGGAAACGGGTGGATCGAACATTCAGTTTGCGGTGAATCCGGTCACGGGTGAAGTGGTCGTGATTGAAATGAATCCGCGTGTGTCTCGGAGTTCGGCTCTGGCTTCTAAAGCGACCGGATTCCCGATCGCGAAAATGGCGGCAAAACTCGCAGTCGGTTACTCGCTTGATGAAATTCCCAACGATATTACGAAGAAGACTCCGGCGAGTTTTGAACCGACGATCGATTATGTCGTGACGAAAATTCCTCGATTCGCTTTTGAGAAATTTCCAGGTTCTCAGCCGTATCTCACCACTCAGATGAAATCGGTCGGGGAAGCGATGGCGATCGGGCGAACCTTTCAAGAGTCGTTTCAAAAAGCATTGCGATCGCTCGAAACCGGACGGGCGGGATGGGGTTGCGATAAGCAGGAAGTGTTGCCGAGTTTAGAGCAAATTCGAGCAGGATTGAGAACGCCGAATCCTGAGCGAATCTTTACCGTTCGACACGCGATGTTGATGGGAATGCCCGTTGAAGAGATTTTTGAACTGACGAATATCGATCTTTGGTTTCTCGATAAGTTAGCAGATTTGCTCGAAACGGAGAAAGCACTAAAGCGATCGACGCTTAAAGATTTGACCGCTGACAAGCTGTTAGCGATTAAGAAAAAGGGATTTAGCGATCGTCAAATTGCTTTTGCAACAAAATCGACTGAAGATGAGGTTCGCACTCATCGAAAATCGCTCAATATCATTCCGGTCTACAAAACGGTTGATACTTGCGCCGCAGAATTTGAAGCATTCACGCCGTATTACTATTCGACGTACGAAGAAGAGAATGAAATCCTGCCTTCGGACAAGCGCAAAGTCATGATTCTCGGCGGCGGACCCAATCGGATTGGACAAGGAATTGAGTTCGATTACTGTTGCTGTCATGCGTCGTTTGCCTTACGCGAAGATGGCTATGAAACGATCATGGTCAACTCGAATCCTGAAACCGTTTCGACCGATTACGATACCAGCGATCGACTTTATTTCGAGCCGCTAACGAAAGAAGATGTGCTCAACATTATCGAAGCAGAACAGCCCGAAGGTGTAATCATTCAATTCGGAGGACAAACGCCGCTAAAACTTGCAGTTCCGCTCGATCAGTTTCTCAAACAAGGCACCGTTCCAACCAAGATTTGGGGAACTTCACCAGACTCGATCGATACCGCAGAAGATCGCGAACGGTTTGAAAAAATCCTGCGTGAGTTGAACATCCAACAACCTGCAAACGGACTTGCCCGCGATTATGCGGACGCGAAAAAGGTCGCCCGCCAAATCGGATATCCGGTGGTGGTGCGTCCGAGCTATGTCTTAGGCGGACGAGCGATGGAAATCGTTTACTCGGATCAAGAACTCGAACGCTATATGGTGTATGCGGTTCAGGTTGAGCCGGATCATCCGATTTTGATCGATCGATTCCTCGAAAACGCGATCGAAGTCGATGTCGATGCGATCGCAGACCAAACCGGAAATGTCGTGATCGGCGGCATCATGGAACACATCGAACAAGCAGGAATCCACTCTGGCGACTCGGCTTGCTCGATCCCAACGGTGACATTGAGTGCTGAAATTGTCGATCAAATTCGCACTTGGACGGTACAACTGGCGAAGGCTCTAAAAGTCGTGGGCTTGATGAATATTCAATTCGCAATCCAAGGCGATCAGGTATACATCATCGAAGCGAATCCACGAGCATCCCGGACGGTTCCATTTGTCTCCAAAGCGATCGGGGTTCCTCTAGCGAAAATGGCTTCTCGAATCATGTCCGGGAAAACCTTAGTAGATCTCGGTTTTACTCAAGAAGTGATTCCCAAACATATCTCTGTGAAAGAAGCGGTTCTCCCGTTTGAGAAATTCCCTGGAACCGATACGATTCTTGGACCTGAAATGCGATCGACCGGAGAAGTGATGGGGATCGATTCCGATTTCGGTAAGTCTTATGCGAAAGCGGAATTGGCAGCGAGTCAACGACTCCCCCGTCAAGGAACCGTTTTTGTCTCGATGAACGATCGCGAAAAATTTGCCGTTGTTCCAGCGGTTAAAGAACTGATGGAACTCGGCTTTAAGGTGGTCGCGACTTCTGGAACTCGTAAAGCCTTAAAAGAACACGGTCTTGATGTGGAACTCGTTCTGAAACTGCACGAAGGAAGACCGCATGTGCTGGATTCGATTAAAAACGAGCAGATTCAGTTGATTATTAATACGCCCGCTGGACAGGAGGCACACGAAGACGATCGCTTAATTCGTCGAACAGCATTGACGTACAAGATTCCGATGATTACCACGATCGCGGGTGCAAAGGCGACCGCTGCGGCGATTCGATCTTTGCAGGCTGAAACCCTTACAGTCACGGCACTGCAAGACTACATTTCTCATTAG